A genomic stretch from Falco cherrug isolate bFalChe1 chromosome 3, bFalChe1.pri, whole genome shotgun sequence includes:
- the FOXH1 gene encoding forkhead box protein H1 gives MPPVPPVRPRSGPGSGRGSRGRQRYRRHPKPPYSYLALIALVIRAAPGRRLKLAQIIQEIGSLFPFFGGGYQGWKDSIRHNLSSNPCFAKVLKDPAKPKAKGNYWTVDVSRIPPDALKLQNTAVARGGAAAFARDLAPFVLRGCPYPPEPPSSPPAAPQRPLSPPGPLQHRSIFSIASLLQDFPQGGGHNLGKLGTPPAAPRDPPAAGLWGSTPILHLAAPPQCGQLGASSGVPSSDPAGGGCAPPLAWGQLPTSYSTAVAPNAVAPPSGPPFLALRWGVLPPSPPVPPGPPLGSEPEGGAQAMPPNKSIFDVWLSHPGDIVHPALHG, from the exons ATGCCGCCGGTGCCGCCCGTGCGGCCGCGCTCGGGGCCGGGCTCAgggcgggggtcccggggcCGGCAGCGGTACCGGCGGCACCCCAAGCCCCCCTACTCCTACCTGGCGCTCATTGCCCTCGTCATccgcgccgcccccggccgccgcctcaAGCTCGCCCAG ATCATCCAGGAGATCGGCAGCCTCTTCCCCTTCTTCGGGGGGGGCTACCAGGGCTGGAAGGACTCCATCCGCCACAACCTCTCCTCCAACCCCTGCTTCGCCAAG GTGCTGAAGGACCCGGCCAAGCCCAAGGCCAAGGGCAACTACTGGACGGTGGACGTGAGCCGCATCCCCCCCGACGCCCTCAAGCTGCAGAACACGGCGGTGGCGCGGGGGGGAGCGGCCGCTTTCGCGCGGGACCTGGCCCCCTTCGTCCTACGGGGCTGCCCCTacccccccgagcccccctccagcccccccgccgccccccagcgccccctcagccccccggGACCCCTCCAGCACCGCTCCATCTTCTCCATTGCGTCCCTGCTCCAGGACTTCCCGCAGGGGGGAGGGCACAACTTGGGAAAGTTGGGgacccccccggcagccccgcgggACCCCCCCGCGGCCGGTTTGTGGGGGTCGACGCCCATCCTCCACCTCGCCGCCCCCCCCCAGTGTGGGCAGTTGGGGGCCTCCAGCGGTGTCCCTAGTTCTGACCCTGCGGGGGGGGGCTGCGCTCCCCCCCTGgcctgggggcagctgcccACGTCCTACAGCACCGCCGTGGCCCCCAACGCCGTGGCCCCCCCGAGCGGTCCCCCCTTCCTCGCCCTGCGCTGGGGGGTGCTGCCCCCCAGTCCCCCGGTGCCCCCTGGGCCTCCTCTGGGGTCTGAGCCCGAGGGGGGGGCGCAGGCCATGCCCCCCAACAAGAGCATCTTTGATGTGTGGCTGAGCCACCCCGGGGACATCGTGCACCCCGCGTTGCATGGCTAG
- the TMEM276 gene encoding transmembrane protein 276, producing MAAAGGAGRALPQALLCAVCLLCARPAPQVAGGPAAGFLLQALAAASDALEPVWPGGGPDPLPGTWVSAMLGQPLVAFGLHRLSGDRATANLLLGGAVALAPAAAQLPEEARLLAARAVTVLTAATVLILAALTANGPAALGSLLMAAAHLLPPGTGHGGHPWVLAAGNLALRRALRAASHHPPQ from the exons atggccgcggcgggcggggcgggccgggcgctgccccAGGCCCTGCTCTGCGCTGTCTGCCTGCTctgcgcccgccccgccccccag GTGGCAGGGGGCCCGGCGGCCGGGTttctgctgcaggcactggcGGCAGCGAGCGACGCGCTGGAGCCCGTCTGGCCCGGGGGGGGCCCTGACCCCCTGCCCGGCACCTGGGTCTCAGCCATGCTGGGCCAACCGCTGGTGGCCTTCGGCCTGCACCGCCTCAGCGGCGACCGGGCCACTGCcaacctgctgctggggggggccGTGGCCCTGGCCCCCGCTGCTGCGCAGCTCCCGGAGGAGGCTCGGCTACTGGCCGCCCGCGCCGTCACTGTCCTCACCGCCGCCACAGTCCTTATCCTCGCTGCCCTCACTGCCAACGGCCCCGCGgcgctgggcagcctgctcatggctgctgcccacctgctGCCACCCGGCACCGGCCATGGCGggcacccctgggtgctggcagccggGAACCTGGCACTGCGGCGAGCCCTGCGTGCTGCCAGCCACCACCCACCGCAGTAA